The following are from one region of the Streptomyces fradiae genome:
- a CDS encoding prenyltransferase/squalene oxidase repeat-containing protein, which translates to MISVRRAAAALAAGAVLSTTAAGVAAAAPSPTPSPAKIPAGLYGTADPTYDGVWRQSLAFLAQRSSGIQPADQSVDWLLGQQCANGAFASYRPEPAKACDVKTMLDSNATAVAVQALAAVERQSADPAEVAKVARAGAAWLKSVQNKDGGWSFTPGGPSDANSTSIVVNALVVAGERPANVKSAAGKNPYDALLTFALPCTVKDGGAGAFAYQPDKAGKLLANADATAAATLAGLGKGITARGAQPQQQPTCTDLPKPTPERAALNGASYLAAQLAKTGHLNTPPMPGAEAGAAELPDYGNTADAVVALAAAGAKAEATGSLAWLEKNAASWAKGSGPAAYAQLVFAAHAMDTDPRSFGSTDLLEQLNATGPAPKAPDNSKASAGAAEDEGGFDLWWIIGIGMVVGVGIGFLLSGRNKK; encoded by the coding sequence CGGCACGGCCGACCCCACCTACGACGGCGTCTGGCGCCAGTCGCTGGCCTTCCTCGCCCAGCGCAGCTCCGGCATCCAGCCCGCCGACCAGTCCGTCGACTGGCTGCTCGGCCAGCAGTGCGCGAACGGCGCCTTCGCCTCGTACCGCCCCGAGCCGGCCAAGGCCTGCGACGTCAAGACCATGCTGGACAGCAACGCCACCGCCGTCGCCGTGCAGGCGCTCGCCGCCGTCGAGCGCCAGTCCGCCGACCCGGCGGAGGTCGCCAAGGTCGCGAGGGCGGGCGCGGCCTGGCTCAAGAGCGTGCAGAACAAGGACGGCGGCTGGAGCTTCACGCCCGGCGGCCCCAGCGACGCCAACTCCACCTCGATCGTCGTCAACGCGCTCGTCGTCGCCGGTGAGCGGCCCGCCAACGTGAAGTCCGCGGCCGGCAAGAACCCGTACGACGCGCTGCTCACCTTCGCCCTCCCCTGCACCGTGAAGGACGGCGGCGCGGGAGCCTTCGCCTACCAGCCCGACAAGGCCGGCAAGCTGCTCGCGAACGCCGACGCCACCGCCGCCGCGACCCTCGCCGGCCTCGGCAAGGGCATCACCGCGCGCGGCGCCCAGCCCCAGCAGCAGCCGACCTGCACCGACCTGCCGAAGCCGACGCCGGAGCGGGCCGCGCTCAACGGCGCCTCCTACCTCGCCGCTCAGCTCGCGAAGACCGGCCACCTGAACACCCCGCCGATGCCGGGCGCCGAGGCGGGCGCCGCCGAGCTGCCCGACTACGGCAACACCGCCGACGCCGTCGTGGCGCTCGCCGCCGCCGGGGCGAAGGCGGAGGCCACCGGCTCCCTGGCCTGGCTGGAGAAGAACGCCGCGAGCTGGGCCAAGGGCTCCGGCCCCGCCGCCTACGCCCAGCTGGTCTTCGCCGCGCACGCGATGGACACCGACCCGCGCAGCTTCGGCAGCACCGACCTCCTGGAGCAGCTGAACGCCACCGGCCCCGCGCCGAAGGCGCCCGACAACTCGAAGGCGTCCGCGGGCGCCGCAGAGGACGAGGGCGGCTTCGACCTGTGGTGGATCATCGGCATCGGCATGGTCGTCGGCGTCGGCATCGGCTTCCTGCTCAGCGGCCGCAACAAGAAGTGA
- a CDS encoding SCO2322 family protein → MSSGSGRAVRTGRVRTGLAAAVGAAIVAAAAAVPAHAAGSGYRYWSFWEDQGTNWTYATQGPATARPADGDTVGFRFAVSRDASDATRPSAAPDFTRICAGVEPKAGTKRVAVVIDFGRPEDAPAGERPPAPAQRTACPQIREDATAAEALAAVAKPLRYDANALLCGISGYPKQGCGEQVALPEEQPTRATSGTGTTASDSDSDSESESGGPSVGLVVGGAAVLLLGTAGVVQARRRRG, encoded by the coding sequence GTGAGCAGCGGAAGCGGGCGGGCCGTCCGGACCGGGCGGGTCCGGACCGGGCTCGCCGCGGCCGTCGGCGCCGCGATCGTGGCGGCGGCCGCCGCCGTCCCGGCGCACGCCGCCGGGTCCGGCTACCGCTACTGGTCCTTCTGGGAGGACCAGGGCACGAACTGGACGTACGCCACGCAGGGTCCGGCGACCGCCCGGCCCGCCGACGGCGACACGGTCGGCTTCCGCTTCGCCGTCAGCCGGGACGCCTCCGACGCGACCCGACCCTCCGCCGCCCCCGACTTCACCCGGATCTGCGCGGGCGTCGAGCCGAAGGCCGGTACGAAGCGGGTCGCCGTCGTCATCGACTTCGGGCGCCCCGAGGACGCCCCGGCCGGTGAGCGGCCGCCGGCCCCGGCGCAGCGCACCGCGTGCCCGCAGATACGGGAGGACGCCACCGCCGCCGAGGCGCTCGCGGCCGTCGCCAAGCCGCTGCGCTACGACGCCAACGCGCTGCTGTGCGGGATCTCCGGCTACCCGAAGCAGGGCTGCGGCGAGCAGGTCGCGCTCCCGGAGGAGCAGCCGACGCGCGCCACCAGTGGGACCGGCACCACCGCCTCCGACTCCGACTCCGACTCCGAGTCCGAGTCCGGCGGGCCGTCCGTGGGCCTGGTCGTGGGCGGGGCCGCGGTGCTGCTGCTCGGCACGGCGGGCGTCGTGCAGGCCCGCCGCCGGCGCGGATGA
- a CDS encoding energy-coupling factor transporter transmembrane component T produces MTPAESTGQGLVARLRAPRADRANALHPGAWWLWALGLAVAASRTTNPLLLGLIIGVAGYVVAARRTDAPWARSYGAFVKLGLAVVGIRVLFSLLLGSPIPGAYELFALPEVPLPDWAQGIRIGGRVTAEQLVFALYDGLKLATLLICVGAANALANPSRLLKSLPGALYEVGVAVVVAMTFAPNLVADVVRLRTARRLRGRPTGGVRALLQIGLPVLEGALERSVAVAASMDARGYGRTARVPAAVRHTTNVLTLGGLLGACAGSYGLLAAQGAGYGVPLLVAGLAAAVAGLRLGGRRTVRTRYRPDRWGARAWLVAGSGVAVAALVIWTGAAVPGAMRPGVVPLEAPELPVWPALSVLVGLLPAFVAPVPEESARP; encoded by the coding sequence ATGACCCCGGCGGAATCCACGGGACAGGGCCTCGTCGCGCGGCTGCGCGCGCCGCGGGCCGACCGGGCGAACGCGCTGCACCCCGGTGCCTGGTGGCTCTGGGCGCTCGGCCTCGCCGTGGCCGCCTCCCGCACCACCAATCCGCTGCTGCTGGGCCTGATCATCGGCGTCGCGGGTTACGTGGTGGCCGCGCGCCGCACCGACGCGCCGTGGGCCCGCTCGTACGGCGCGTTCGTGAAGCTGGGACTCGCGGTCGTCGGCATCCGGGTCCTCTTCTCCCTGCTCCTCGGCTCGCCGATCCCCGGCGCGTACGAGCTGTTCGCGCTGCCCGAGGTGCCGCTGCCGGACTGGGCGCAGGGCATCCGGATCGGCGGCCGGGTGACCGCCGAGCAGCTGGTGTTCGCGCTGTACGACGGGCTGAAGCTGGCGACCCTGCTGATCTGCGTGGGCGCGGCGAACGCCCTGGCCAACCCGTCGCGGCTGCTCAAGTCGCTGCCGGGCGCGCTGTACGAGGTGGGGGTCGCCGTGGTCGTCGCGATGACCTTCGCACCGAACCTGGTCGCGGACGTGGTGCGGCTGCGCACCGCCCGGCGGCTGCGCGGCCGGCCCACCGGCGGGGTGCGGGCGCTGCTCCAGATCGGCCTGCCGGTGCTCGAGGGCGCGCTCGAACGGTCGGTGGCGGTGGCGGCGTCGATGGACGCGCGGGGGTACGGGCGTACGGCGCGGGTGCCGGCGGCGGTACGGCATACCACCAACGTCCTCACCCTGGGCGGGCTGCTCGGGGCGTGCGCCGGTTCGTACGGCCTGCTGGCCGCGCAGGGCGCGGGCTACGGCGTGCCGCTCCTTGTGGCGGGCCTCGCCGCGGCGGTCGCGGGCCTCAGGCTCGGCGGCCGGCGCACCGTCCGCACCCGCTACCGGCCGGACCGGTGGGGCGCGCGGGCCTGGCTGGTCGCGGGCTCGGGCGTCGCCGTGGCCGCCCTGGTGATCTGGACGGGCGCGGCGGTGCCCGGGGCGATGCGCCCCGGGGTCGTACCGCTGGAGGCGCCCGAGCTGCCGGTGTGGCCGGCGCTGTCTGTGCTGGTCGGGCTGCTGCCCGCGTTCGTGGCCCCGGTGCCGGAGGAGAGTGCGCGTCCGTGA